From a single Terriglobales bacterium genomic region:
- a CDS encoding lysophospholipid acyltransferase family protein has protein sequence MIALIRTIAAVLFTCVFTFLGALIGFPATWLTGSADTLFAIAMWITRTGLSIAGVRIAVEGLEQIDADATYIFMCNHVSNLDPPILIPKLPRRTSVLVKQELFKIPILGRAMLMADLVPVDRRNREAAVNSMREAEQVMARGLNMTVFPEGTRSRDGRLLPFKKGPFYLAMDSGVPIVPVTILGSELLMPKGSSTIHPGLVSLKFHSPISPRQFAEKEELIAAVRRGIASGLPPALREADLDTSA, from the coding sequence ATGATCGCACTGATCCGCACGATTGCCGCTGTGCTCTTCACCTGCGTTTTCACATTTCTTGGAGCGCTGATCGGCTTCCCGGCAACATGGCTCACCGGCAGTGCCGACACGCTCTTCGCGATCGCCATGTGGATCACGCGCACCGGCCTGAGCATCGCCGGAGTACGGATTGCGGTCGAAGGTCTGGAGCAGATCGATGCCGACGCAACTTACATCTTCATGTGCAATCACGTTTCGAATCTCGATCCTCCGATTCTCATTCCGAAGCTGCCGCGCCGAACCTCAGTATTGGTAAAGCAAGAACTGTTTAAAATCCCCATTCTTGGACGAGCCATGCTCATGGCCGACCTGGTTCCGGTGGACCGGCGCAATCGTGAGGCTGCGGTGAACAGCATGAGAGAGGCTGAGCAGGTGATGGCTCGCGGTTTGAACATGACAGTGTTTCCGGAGGGAACGCGCTCGCGCGACGGCCGCCTGCTGCCGTTCAAGAAAGGCCCGTTCTATCTTGCAATGGACAGCGGCGTTCCTATCGTTCCCGTAACGATACTCGGCTCTGAATTGCTCATGCCGAAAGGAAGCAGCACAATCCATCCTGGATTGGTGAGCTTGAAATTCCATTCTCCGATTTCCCCGAGGCAGTTCGCAGAAAAAGAAGAATTGATAGCCGCAGTAAGGCGAGGGATCGCGTCGGGACTACCTCCCGCTTTGCGCGAAGCGGATCTTGATACTTCTGCGTAA
- a CDS encoding saccharopine dehydrogenase C-terminal domain-containing protein: MKLLVIGAGMMGSAAAFDMARSHEVELVTLADADLEKAQEAAKFIAKTHGKKGAAVRPVAIDAADESVAAALMRGHDGALSAVPYFFNIALARAAVGAGCHFADLGGNNTVVRKTLMMSAEAEKNGIGLAPDCGLSPGMASILAGDLVRRLRIEQKPDRSSARRGKPPTIDALKLYVGGLPKTPRPPFQYQLVFSVEGLINEYVEPARVLKKGKIVEIEPLTEPEEFRLRGFQPLVAFHTSGGTSTMPETFQGEVGECFEKTLRYPDHYKLIRGLYDFGFFSGEKRRLDSGEVTPRELTSHLFLEKLSGEEPDVTIMRIEAHVGKRVLSYTMVDEYDRRSGLTSMMRTTAWPASIVLQMMVSGVIGKRGGIRQEIDVPADIFLREMLRRSIKIRFAQSGR; this comes from the coding sequence ATGAAGCTACTGGTAATCGGGGCTGGAATGATGGGATCGGCGGCGGCCTTCGACATGGCGCGTTCGCACGAAGTCGAACTCGTCACGTTGGCGGATGCCGATCTGGAAAAAGCTCAGGAGGCGGCGAAGTTCATCGCAAAGACGCATGGGAAAAAAGGCGCTGCGGTTCGGCCAGTCGCAATCGATGCTGCCGACGAGAGCGTTGCTGCGGCTCTGATGCGCGGCCACGACGGCGCTCTCTCGGCTGTTCCGTACTTTTTCAATATTGCACTTGCTCGCGCTGCCGTTGGAGCAGGCTGTCACTTCGCGGATCTGGGTGGCAACAACACCGTTGTCCGCAAAACGTTAATGATGAGTGCTGAAGCGGAAAAAAATGGTATCGGACTCGCTCCTGATTGCGGTCTCTCGCCAGGCATGGCCAGCATTCTGGCAGGCGATCTGGTGCGGCGTCTGCGCATCGAGCAGAAGCCCGATCGCAGCAGCGCGCGGCGGGGGAAGCCCCCGACAATCGATGCGTTGAAGCTCTATGTCGGAGGACTGCCCAAGACTCCTCGACCTCCATTTCAATATCAGCTTGTGTTCTCGGTCGAAGGCTTAATCAATGAATATGTTGAGCCGGCCCGCGTGCTGAAGAAAGGCAAAATCGTAGAGATCGAGCCGTTGACTGAGCCGGAGGAGTTTCGCCTGCGGGGCTTTCAGCCGCTGGTCGCATTTCACACCTCCGGTGGAACTTCCACGATGCCGGAGACCTTCCAGGGCGAAGTCGGTGAGTGCTTCGAGAAGACGCTACGGTATCCCGACCACTACAAACTGATTCGCGGTCTTTACGACTTTGGATTTTTCTCCGGCGAAAAGCGCAGGCTCGACTCGGGCGAAGTGACTCCGCGCGAGCTGACTTCTCATCTGTTTCTCGAAAAACTTTCAGGCGAAGAGCCGGACGTCACGATCATGCGCATTGAAGCTCATGTAGGGAAACGGGTGCTCTCCTACACCATGGTCGATGAATATGATCGCCGGAGCGGGCTGACCTCGATGATGCGCACCACAGCATGGCCGGCCTCGATAGTGCTGCAGATGATGGTGAGCGGCGTGATCGGGAAGCGCGGCGGGATTCGGCAGGAGATAGACGTTCCAGCAGACATTTTCTTGCGCGAGATGTTACGCAGAAGTATCAAGATCCGCTTCGCGCAAAGCGGGAGGTAG